Proteins from one Puntigrus tetrazona isolate hp1 chromosome 10, ASM1883169v1, whole genome shotgun sequence genomic window:
- the LOC122352897 gene encoding LOW QUALITY PROTEIN: solute carrier family 35 member E4-like (The sequence of the model RefSeq protein was modified relative to this genomic sequence to represent the inferred CDS: inserted 1 base in 1 codon) → MISADGPSKCDETRDRKRQSPEMLHLMFAVSVWLVTGTTISSLNKWIFAVYNFRYPLLLSALHMLTAIVVDYGLIKCRVIWYKGVEEQGLTSSAKCKVFLLSLTFCASIAFGNVGXNYVMQLSFAQMIYTTTPLFTLAISTLILGKQHHILKYTAMMPICLGASFSIMGEVQFDQTGCLFVFVATMLRGVKSIQQSILLQEEKINSVFLLYLMSIPSFCILAIAALVLENWAALQSPFQYDHHLWGFILLSCLGSVLYNLASCCVITLTSAVTLHILGNLNVVGNLLLVQLLFGHELTALSCAGAALTLSGMIIYQNSEIIVAYIDAWRAKTPTSGSGEDVVCFQENDLSISKTPELCSEEKSSVVAGEEFNERTDIQVHEKID, encoded by the exons ATGATCAGTGCCGATGGCCCCTCCAAGTGTGACGAGACCCGGGACAGAAAGAGGCAATCGCCAGAAATGCTGCACCTTATGTTCGCCGTGTCCGTATGGTTGGTGACGGGCACCACCATATCCAGCCTCAACAAATGGATATTCGCTGTGTACAATTTCAGATACCCCCTGCTTTTGTCAGCCCTCCACATGCTGACGGCGATCGTGGTGGACTACGGACTAATCAAGTGCAGGGTGATCTGGTATAAAGGCGTCGAAGAGCAGGGTTTAACCAGCAGCGCCAAATGTAAAGTATTCCTGCTGAGCTTAACGTTCTGTGCCAGTATCGCGTTTGGCAATGTGG CCAATTATGTAATGCAGCTTTCGTTCGCGCAGATGATCTACACCACAACGCCACTGTTCACGCTGGCCATTTCCACGCTGATTCTCGGGAAGCAGCACCACATCTTAAAGTACACCGCGATGATGCCCATCTGCCTCGGGGCGTCGTTCAGCATAATGGGCGAGGTCCAGTTCGACCAGACCGGCTGCCTGTTTGTGTTTGTCGCCACTATGTTAAGAGGCGTAAAAAGCATTCAGCAAA GCATCTTGCTCCAGGAGGAGAAAATCAACTCTGTCTTCCTACTGTATCTGATGTCCATCCCCAGTTTCTGCATCTTGGCCATAGCTGCCCTGGTTCTGGAGAACTGGGCTGCACTGCAATCCCCTTTCCAATATGACCACCACCTCTGGGGTTTCATCTTGCTCAGCTGTCTGGGCTCAGTGCTTTACAACCTGGCCAGCTGCTGTGTTATCACTCTGACCTCTGCTGTCACACTGCACATCCTGGGCAACCTGAATGTGGTGGGGAACCTGCTACTCGTGCAGCTGCTGTTTGGGCATGAGCTGACAGCTCTTAGCTGTGCTGGAGCTGCACTCACCCTCTCAGGCATGATCATCTACCAGAACTCAGAGATCATTGTAGCTTACATCGATGCATGGAGAGCCAAGACACCAACCAGTGGCAGTGGAGAGGATGTGGTTTGTTTTCAGGAGAATGATTTAAGCATATCAAAGACTCCAGAACTTTGTTCAGAAGAAAAATCATCTGTAGTAGCAGGTGAAGAATTTAACGAGAGGACAGATATTCAGGTTCATGAGAAAATAGACTGA